The Roseibium salinum nucleotide sequence TGGACGTCAGCCCCATGGGCTGTGCGGCTCTCTTGAGCGCGATCGCAACCTCGGACTTCCCGTGGTCCGGGATGTCGTTGGACATCGCCAGGCGTTGAGATGCAAGCATCCCCGGCGTCACCTTCCGAAAGGAAGAGACGTTCGAAACAGTAGGCATAAAAACCTCCGTTCGCCGGCCAGAACAAGGCGCGGCGCTATATATTTCGGGAGGTCCAACTGGAGGTATTCGGCGGAAATCCACCGTTCACGCGAGATGGTTCTTGCGTGTGATTCGGAATTAGCTTAAAACAGGATCGTGTTGAGGTTCCTGTTTGGGCTTTCCAAGTTGAACCGTGAACTAGAGGCTGAACGGTTGCCGCCGTTTCAGTCTCTTTTCATTTCTGCTCTTCGCTTTCTTGTCCCTTATCCCTCCACGTTCCGGTTTTAATGCCGCCGGTTTCCCGCAGGGCTGATGCCCCTGCCTGGCAGCGGCCTAACCCTGTTGATCGCCGCCTGCGGACGTGTTCCGTTGCCGCTGGAAGTCGTCGTGCAGATCAGCCAGGTTTTCCGCCAGCCAGCTTGCGAACTCCGTCTCGGCCGTTGGAATGGAAATGGTCGTTGCCGATGCGGTCGTCTTCATCTTGGCAACGGTGCTTCCGTTCAGGGCGATCTCGGCGGTTCTTGTTTTCGCCGCCGGCTTTCTGTCCGTGCCGCGCGCGGCCCTGGTGGCCATCGCCATCCGCTCCTGCGCGGAAGCGGCTCTGAACACCGGCGTTTCCATGGCATCGCGAATGCGGTGTTCCGCGTTCGGATCGTCGAACAGCCTTGCAAAATCCATCCAAGCCGGCCGGCCGACATTCCTGGCCCGGCCGATCGCGCGAATGATGTCCGGCGGAATGCTGTCGGCGACCTTCAGCATGTTGGAAATCACCGTCGGCACTTGTCCAAGAACCGGCTGCATTTCCCGCTGCTTGAGGCCCGCCTGGCGAAGCTGGACCGCCCAGAGCGCCATTTCGGCGAAGGTCAGGTTCTCGCGCACACCGTTCTCGAGCGACTGCTCCTTGATCAGTTCGGTGTCGCTCAGCTTGCGCACATAGGCTTTCACCTTGACCGTTTCCGGTTTCGAGGAAGCCGACATCAGGGCCTGAATGGCAAACAGCCGCCGATGCCCATAGGCCAGCTGATAGCGGCCGGTTTCGCTCGGATGCGGGCGTACCAGCACCGGGATCTTCTGGCCCTCATCCTGGATCGACAGCTTCAGCTCTTCCAGAGCCTCGGCAGCCTCCTCATCCGTTTCAAAGCGATCGGCATAGGGGCTGGGATCGATCTTCGATGGATCGAGCGAAACGATGCTGTCTTCGCGCATATGCGACAGGGCCCGGCCCATGGAATTGACCACCGGAGCCGTCACCTTCTGTTCTGGAGCCGGCTTCTGCGCGCTCTTGTTTTCCGCAGCCGCCGCCGTGGCATCGGACATCATTTTTACGATCGATTTTTTCATCATCGTGTCTCCCTGCCCCAGACGTTCTTGATCAGGTCGAGAATCTCGGCATTGACGCGGTCGGCGCTTTCCAGCGCGCGCTTCAGCGTCTCCCGGCCGATCTCCCCGGGTTCGATTTCATAAAGGGTCTTCTTGGCGACGCCGGCAGAGGCGATCGCCGTCGATTCAATCGCTTCGGCAACCAGCACATCGGTTCCGAAGAGATCGCGCATGGTGCCGGACATGATCTTTTGCGGACCGTCATTGGGGTTCACACGGGTCAGCAGAAACTTGGTGAAGTCATGCTCGAACACCGCTCCGCCTTCTGAAAGCGTATGGGTGACGTCGGAAATCATCTTCAGGAACTGGGAGCAGGACGAGACGTCGAGCATGGCCGGATGCACGGTGATGATCAGCCCCGTCGCGGCATAAAGCGCAGCCATCGTCGTGTAGCCCAGTGACGGCGGCGTATCGAGAACCACCACGTCGTAATTGTCTGCAACGGACTGGATCACCGCGTCGAGCCGCTGGAAGAACAGCCCCAGCTCGTCGCTGTAGCGCTCGGCA carries:
- the repB gene encoding plasmid partitioning protein RepB — its product is MKKSIVKMMSDATAAAAENKSAQKPAPEQKVTAPVVNSMGRALSHMREDSIVSLDPSKIDPSPYADRFETDEEAAEALEELKLSIQDEGQKIPVLVRPHPSETGRYQLAYGHRRLFAIQALMSASSKPETVKVKAYVRKLSDTELIKEQSLENGVRENLTFAEMALWAVQLRQAGLKQREMQPVLGQVPTVISNMLKVADSIPPDIIRAIGRARNVGRPAWMDFARLFDDPNAEHRIRDAMETPVFRAASAQERMAMATRAARGTDRKPAAKTRTAEIALNGSTVAKMKTTASATTISIPTAETEFASWLAENLADLHDDFQRQRNTSAGGDQQG